AAGGAGGTGTCGTATGCCGTACGCAAAACGTGCTGGGGTCAACATCTATTATGAAAGCTATGGAAAAGGAACGCCGATTGTCTTTCTGCACCCGTTCTCGACCAATGGCTACATTTGGTATTTTCAAAGCTTCGCATTCGCGCAGAGCCATCAATGTGTGGTGATCGACGAACGTGGGCACGGACGATCAGACAAACCGCAACAGGGCTATGCAATCAAAGAAATGGCTGCTGATGTCGTCGCGGTCATGGACGAGCTGAAGATCGACAAAGCCATCCTGGTGGGCAACTCGATTGGCGGCATGTTGACCATGCAGACCAACCTCGACAATCCTAACCGGGTGTTAGCCAATGTCATCGTCAGCAGTGGGACGAACCTCGCATCGGGCATGCCAGAGGAAGCAAAAGTCGCTTTTCAAAAAGATCCAGCAGGAACGATGGGAGCACTCCTCGAAGGTGCCTTTTCCGCCAAAACCAAGCGGGAACGACCAGAACTCGTCGAACTCATGCGGGCAAGCTTCAATGTCGAAGATAACTTTCCGCGCCACACGTTTCTTGCTTCGATCACTGATCCAGGAGGAGTCTTTAACTGGAACATCAGCGATCAGCTCAAGAACATTCGCAAGCCAACGTTGATCTTCGCTGGGGAAGAAGATCAAGCGACCCCCGTTGCGGCCAATAAATTCCTCGCCGACAACATCCCCGGTGCACAGTTACGTGTACTCAAAGACATTGGTCATTTCTATCAGCTCGAAAGTCCCGCGGCGTTTAATAAGGAGTTAGCGCAGTTTGTAAAACAAGTGGCGCAGTAGA
This DNA window, taken from Deltaproteobacteria bacterium, encodes the following:
- a CDS encoding alpha/beta hydrolase, encoding MPYAKRAGVNIYYESYGKGTPIVFLHPFSTNGYIWYFQSFAFAQSHQCVVIDERGHGRSDKPQQGYAIKEMAADVVAVMDELKIDKAILVGNSIGGMLTMQTNLDNPNRVLANVIVSSGTNLASGMPEEAKVAFQKDPAGTMGALLEGAFSAKTKRERPELVELMRASFNVEDNFPRHTFLASITDPGGVFNWNISDQLKNIRKPTLIFAGEEDQATPVAANKFLADNIPGAQLRVLKDIGHFYQLESPAAFNKELAQFVKQVAQ